The Mycolicibacterium mucogenicum DSM 44124 genomic sequence CCGGGCCAGGCGGTCGAGAACGCGGTCGCCGAACCAGCCAAGGGTCAGTGCCGGCTGGCTGACGAAGCTGGGCCAGAATCGGCCGTCGTGCCAGATGGTCTTGAGGTCGTCCGGCATGGGTGCGCCGGAAAGTCTGTCGGCGAGCAGGTTTCCGACGTACTGTGCCTGGGCGAAGCCATGTCCGTTGCACGCCAACGAATACAGCACGTTCGGCGCGGCCTCCCCGGCGACCGGCAGCCAAGTGGAGCTCATGCCGATCCAGCCGCCCCAGGCCCGTTGCGGCGCAACGTCGCTCAGACCGGGGAACCGCTCGCGGAAGCCGCGCACGAGATCGTCGACGACGGGCCCCGAAGGCGTTCGCGCGTGCAGCGGCCCGTTGGTGGTCTCCAACCGCCGGGTACCGAAAACGATGGTGTTCCGCGGAGTTACGCGGTAGCTCTCCAAGATCATGTGTGCGGTCACCATGGGCGCGCGGCTGGTCCACCCGATGGCGTCCAGTCGTTCCGGGGCGACCGGCTCGGTTTCCACCAGCGAGGTCCACACCGGGGAGACCAGCCGGCGCGGCGCAATGGCGAAGTCCTTGAGGTTGGCGTTGGCAGTAAGCAACGCCTGCTTGGCGCGGACCCGGCCCTGCGCCGTCTCGACAGTCACCCCGGCACCGCCATCGGTGACGTTCTGCACCGGCGTGTGCTCGAAAACCCTTACCCCAGAGGCCAGGACCGCGTCGCGTAGTCCCATGGCGTACTTGCCGGGGTTCAGGGTCCCCCCGATGCCTTCGCGCACTCCGCCCAGGAAGCCGTCCGGCAAG encodes the following:
- a CDS encoding NAD(P)/FAD-dependent oxidoreductase, with the translated sequence MNLLTETGWAPVPVGEPALAGEVTCDVAVVGGGVGGMTAALRLAESGADVVLLEAQTCGWGASSRNAGYVTNSIAADPSLLALLLSRSKVRALFQFAEAAVEFTQDAIEHRAIDCDFEKVGIVLAAVSKGQLRKSRRNAKILSEAGSSAEFVDGRDAGLPDGFLGGVREGIGGTLNPGKYAMGLRDAVLASGVRVFEHTPVQNVTDGGAGVTVETAQGRVRAKQALLTANANLKDFAIAPRRLVSPVWTSLVETEPVAPERLDAIGWTSRAPMVTAHMILESYRVTPRNTIVFGTRRLETTNGPLHARTPSGPVVDDLVRGFRERFPGLSDVAPQRAWGGWIGMSSTWLPVAGEAAPNVLYSLACNGHGFAQAQYVGNLLADRLSGAPMPDDLKTIWHDGRFWPSFVSQPALTLGWFGDRVLDRLARI